The Cetobacterium somerae sequence TATTTTTTCCAGATATTATTTAAATTTTTATTACTTAATTTTTCTCCATCATTTTCAATTGTAAATTTAATTTTTCCTTCGATATCTTCTTCAATATCTATTTTTATTAAAGAGTTGGCATGTTCTATAGCATTTGACAATAAATTTATGATAACTTGTTTTATTTTTTCTTTATCTGCATTTACAAAGATACTTGGTGAGAGAAATACAACATTTAAGTTTTGTAGTTCATTTTCATAGATTTTTAAAATAAGGTCAGTTAATTCTGTAATATCAAAACCCTCTTTGTTTAAAACAATTTGATTTGTAACATTTTTTTTATGAATAAGTTCATTTGCTAACCGTAAAAGACGTTTACCCTCTTCGTTAACTATTTTTATATTTTCAGATTCATTTTTTTCTAAAAAAAGATCAGTAAAGCCAATTATAGCAGATAAAGGAGTTTTTATTTCATGCATAAAGAGCTTTAATTCATTTTCAAACTCTAATTTAGATTTTATATTATCTTGATTTTCTTTTTTATAAAAGTAAATTATATTTTCTAATTTCTCAGTCATTCTTTTGATATTTTTATAAAGATACCCAATTTCATCATTAGATGAATAGTTTAAAGAGAAATTGTGATTTAAACTTCCTATTTTATTAGTGTTATTTGCAAGGGAGATAATAGGTTTAATAATAAGTTTTTCAATTAAAAATCCTAGAAAAACAGTTACTAAAATAAGAAGTCCTATTTTCATTGAAAAATAGAGTTTTAACATAGGAAATATCTCATTAACTGGTTTAAATTTATAAAATATTAAAACTTTAAATCTATCAATATCTGTTGTTATTAACTGAAATTTTCTTTTATCTTTTAACTCTATAGATCTATTTTGAACAGCTGTTAAATCTAAATAAGGGTATAGTTCCAAAAATTCATTGGCTGTTTCTAATCCTTTATTTGGCGTTGTGTAAACTTCACCAGAAAGAGTAACTATTTTACTTTTATTGAGATTAATATCAAAATCTTTTATTGTTTCATCTTTTTTTTCAATTTCATAAGCCATTAAATAGTTATTAAAAATTTTAATGGCTTTCACTATTACTTTTTCGTTTTTATTTAAAGAAAATTTATTTTGTAAAAATATTTTGTTAATATAAGGACTTAAAAAAACAATATTTTTTTGCTGTTTATTTTTTAAAATAAAATATGTAAAATCACTTTGTTTGATAAATTTATTTGTGTATTTATTAAGTAAAATAACATCAGCACTTTTAGAAAATTTATATTCTGTTAATTTATCAGGCTCTAATTTGCCATTGGAAATAAAATCTATTTTTTCTAAAGATTTAATTTTGGCAAATCTAAAATATTTTTCGAAATATAAATTTCCTAAATAGAAATCTAAAAGTAATGTTAGAAAGAATATACTCGATAAAATTATTATTAGTTTAGGTTTAAGTTTCATCTTTTCTCCTTAAATTTCAAATTTATATCCGATTTTTTTTATTGTTTTTATATAAGCTCCACCTTCTTCTAAAAAAAATCGTAATCTCGAAATATGTTTATCTACAGATCTATCATCCCCAAAATAGTCATACCCCCACACAGCACTTAAAATTTGGTCTCTTGTTTTAACAACTCCCATATGTTCAGCTAAGTAAAAGAGTATATCTCTTTCTTTGGTAGGAAGAGTAATCTCTTTTTTATTTAAAAGAACCTTTTTACTTTTGAAAAAAATTTTTAAGTTACCGATAGTTTTAATATCCTCTTTTTTTTCAAAAAATCTTCCAACAATGGAAAGAAGAATATGAGGAGAAAAAGGTTTGGTTATATATGCATCAGCTCCTGAATTATATGCTTGAACTTGATTTTTTTCATCAGAAAGAGCAGTTAAAAATATAATAGGAACATTTGAAAACTCTCTGATTATTTTAGTTAATTCTAATCCGTTTATTTTAGGCATCATTATATCAACAATAACTAAATCAAAAGTGTTTTTTTTCATAAGTTTTAAAGCTTGGTCGCCATTAATTGCTTCCATTGAAGGTATATTTTTTTCTGCTAATACCTCTACAATTAATTTTCTAATAACTAAAGAATCTTCAACAATTAATATCATAAATATCTCCTCCTCTAATGTTGTATTTTATAGTTTAACATTTTTGTGTCGCATTTATATCTTAAAAAATTTATTAAAAATTTAAAAAATAGGATACAAATACGAAATAAAAAAGTTATGATTTAGTTATCATATATTTTGGAGAAAGGAGATATTATGAAAATTAGAAATCTTTTTGGAAAAAAAGAGTTAACAGAAAAAGAGTTAGAGGAACTTTCTAAAATAGAAAGTATTTCAAAGAATGAGTTAAGTAAAGAGATATTAGAAAGTTGGTATAAGATTCATTCTGAAGGATACTGGGTGGGAGAACAAAATGGAGAGATTGTAGCTTATGCATATTTTATAAGACTAAATGCAAGAGATATAATTACTAAAAAAAGATGGGAATTAATAACAGAAAATGGTATTTGTAAAACTCATAAGAAAGATGGGAACGCTCTATTTCTAGCAACTCTTGGAAGCAAAACATTTAGTGGTGAAAGTTTTTTAATGAGAGGGATTTTTAAAGAGATTGATAAAGGTTTTTACGAGAAAATATATGGTATCTACGCTTGTTCAAGAGTTCCTAGTTTAAATAAAAAAAATAATTTACCTTATTCAGAGGATTCTATGATTAAATTATTTAAAAAGAACAAATTTATGATTGTTAATATTGAAGAGGAAAAATTAAATAAAGATTCAATTAAAAATTTTAATATTCTTGTTAAAAGAGGAGTTTATGGAGATGATAGATTAAAGCTTATTTGGAGGAGAACATGGTGTTAAAATTACAAAATAGAGTACACCAAATGAATTTACATAAAAAGTGAGAGAATATGCCCCTGACTAAAAATGATTCTCAAACTAAAAAGGCCAGACAATTTTGTTGTCTGGTTTTTTTATAATTTTTGAAAGAAAGATTTTATGATATAATATAATGGGTTAACGATTTAAGACAGCTTCCCTCTTACCTTAAGCAAAATTTTGAGGTATAATATATCATAAAATAAACTAGGAGGATGAGGTTGTGGCTAGAAAATCATATTCACCAGAATTTAAATTTGCAGTTGTTTTGGAAGCACTTAAAGAAAGAAAAACTCTTCAAGAAATCGCTTCAGAACATCATATTGCACCTTCTCAAATATCTCGTTGGGTAGATGAGTTTAAATCGGCGGGTATCTCTGTTTTTTCTAAAGATATGTCTAGCTCTAAAAAGATTGAACTTCTTGAAGAGCAACAACATGAGCTTTATGCTAAAATTGGTAAACTTAGCTCTGAGAACGATTGGTTAAAAAAAAAGCTCGAGAGATAGCTGATTTATTAGGTAATCCAGTTTCTTTAATCGAAGAAAACCTTTATTTTAGCATCTCAGAACAATGTAGAATATTTGGCGCTAGTCGAAGCTCATACTATTACGCTCCTAGGCCTAAAGTTGATATTCAGGTTCAATTAAAAGAAAAAATAAAGGAACAATACAGTCTAGATCCTTCAGCGGGTTCTAGACGTATTACTGCAGCTTTGAATAGAGCTGGAATACCTGTAAAAAGATCAGTCATTAGAAGACTCATGAGGCAGCTAAACCTTAAAGGAATTGCACCTAAAAGAAATTTAAGTAAACCTAAAGCTGGAGCGCAGAAATTCCCTTACCTTTTGAGAAATCTAAAGATTGAAAAGCCTAATGCAGTATGGTCAACTGATATTACGTATTTAAAAACACCAACAGGTTTTATGTATTTAACTGCAATAATTGATGTTTATAGTCGTAAAATACTAACTTGGGAATTGTCAAACAGTATGTCTAAAGATTTCTGCATTAATTGTTACAAAGAAGCAGTAAAAACTTATGGTTCACCAGAAATATTAAATACGGATCAAGGTAGTCAATATACAAGTAATGAGTTTATCGAAACAGTGCTTTCATCAGGCGCTTTATTAAGTATGGATGGAAAAGGCCGTTGTTTAGACAATGTCTGGATAGAAAGATTTTGGAGAACAATTAAATATGATTATTTATATCTTTACGAGCATAAAACAACACTGGAATTATACAAAGGAATCCAATCATATTTAAATTTTTACAACTCAGAAAGAGGACATAGTTCTTTAGGATATTCTACTCCAAATGAAGCTTTTGAATTATCAACTTTTGAGTACAAAAAAAT is a genomic window containing:
- a CDS encoding HAMP domain-containing sensor histidine kinase, which translates into the protein MKLKPKLIIILSSIFFLTLLLDFYLGNLYFEKYFRFAKIKSLEKIDFISNGKLEPDKLTEYKFSKSADVILLNKYTNKFIKQSDFTYFILKNKQQKNIVFLSPYINKIFLQNKFSLNKNEKVIVKAIKIFNNYLMAYEIEKKDETIKDFDINLNKSKIVTLSGEVYTTPNKGLETANEFLELYPYLDLTAVQNRSIELKDKRKFQLITTDIDRFKVLIFYKFKPVNEIFPMLKLYFSMKIGLLILVTVFLGFLIEKLIIKPIISLANNTNKIGSLNHNFSLNYSSNDEIGYLYKNIKRMTEKLENIIYFYKKENQDNIKSKLEFENELKLFMHEIKTPLSAIIGFTDLFLEKNESENIKIVNEEGKRLLRLANELIHKKNVTNQIVLNKEGFDITELTDLILKIYENELQNLNVVFLSPSIFVNADKEKIKQVIINLLSNAIEHANSLIKIDIEEDIEGKIKFTIENDGEKLSNKNLNNIWKKYYSTKSNHGRGLGLYITSEIIKLHENTYGVDLTENGIAFYFYLDKNE
- a CDS encoding response regulator transcription factor; this translates as MILIVEDSLVIRKLIVEVLAEKNIPSMEAINGDQALKLMKKNTFDLVIVDIMMPKINGLELTKIIREFSNVPIIFLTALSDEKNQVQAYNSGADAYITKPFSPHILLSIVGRFFEKKEDIKTIGNLKIFFKSKKVLLNKKEITLPTKERDILFYLAEHMGVVKTRDQILSAVWGYDYFGDDRSVDKHISRLRFFLEEGGAYIKTIKKIGYKFEI
- a CDS encoding transposase, which gives rise to MARKSYSPEFKFAVVLEALKERKTLQEIASEHHIAPSQISRWVDEFKSAGISVFSKDMSSSKKIELLEEQQHELYAKIGKLSSENDWLKKKLER
- a CDS encoding IS3 family transposase, yielding MVKKKAREIADLLGNPVSLIEENLYFSISEQCRIFGASRSSYYYAPRPKVDIQVQLKEKIKEQYSLDPSAGSRRITAALNRAGIPVKRSVIRRLMRQLNLKGIAPKRNLSKPKAGAQKFPYLLRNLKIEKPNAVWSTDITYLKTPTGFMYLTAIIDVYSRKILTWELSNSMSKDFCINCYKEAVKTYGSPEILNTDQGSQYTSNEFIETVLSSGALLSMDGKGRCLDNVWIERFWRTIKYDYLYLYEHKTTLELYKGIQSYLNFYNSERGHSSLGYSTPNEAFELSTFEYKKIA